The Panicum virgatum strain AP13 chromosome 3N, P.virgatum_v5, whole genome shotgun sequence genome includes the window CTAGTCTTGGTAGAATCCTGTCTCTACCAATGAATAATTGAATGGAGCCCGGCCACATGGCCATTGTAGCAACCCTTTGAACgatgcctccctccctccctccctctgaaCCATGCATTCTCTCCTTTACTTAATCCAATAGGGAATATTAACCTATTGTTGTTCCATTTTTGCAGCCTCAATCGAATACTCGTCAGGAGCACCTGGAGTAGTCATGACAGGTAAGGTTTTTATCTGAGTCTCAGATAGGGCTGTTCCTATTTTCTGTGCATTCAAGCATGCTCTGTGATGAATTTTGCCATCGTAATGTTGTTCACGGATGATTGTTCATTTTCCCTTGGTGCCCATTCCAGGAAAATTTGAGCAGAAGTCTCGGAAAGAGAGGAGGAAAGAGGCGAGATCAGAGAAGCAGAAACTGCGGTTTCTCTCTTGGGTTCAGCACCAGGTGAGCTTACCAAGTTTCAGAGAATAGAGAGACTGAAGTGACTTGTTTTGCCTTATTTACTATGTTAATTCTGATGCACATATTGTATTAACCGTTTATGAGTCAGGGTGGCAAAAAGAAGAAACTGGCAATGCCAGCAGTAGAGCCTAACCCAGAAGAGGGGacgaaaacaaagaaagaacctACTACtgtgaagaagaagagaaagagggaATTAGAGGGTAAACACAAGCCCAAGTCGAACTTTCAGGAATATCTTGAGATGGAGATGGGTGGAGCTGTGAGCATGGAGGAGGATCTGGAAATGGAGAGGAGGCTTGCGAAAAAGCTCAAAGTGAAGAAAGGGAagttgggaggtccggatgatGGTATGGATGAACTTTTTGCGGACCTTGGGTTTGGTGGAGACTTTGGGTCGGATGATGAAACAAAAGCGTGTGACAGggcaaaagggaaaaagaaaaaggtcaCAGAGGATGACATGGAGATGGAGGAACTGGGTGTCGGGGATGAAGAGAATGatcgaaaaaagaagaagaagaataagaaGAAGGTGATGAAGAAGGATGACATGGAGACAGAGGAACTGGATAACAGAGGTGCAGAGAACaatgggaaaaagaagaagaagaagaagaagaagccaaaGAAGGATGATATGGAGGTTGAACAACCAGATGACGGGGGTGCTGACATGGGTGAAGAGAATGATGGGGCAGTTCCGGAATCCGAGGATGGAGAGGCTAATGTGGTTAAACTGTCCACAGAATCAAAAGGGAAGTATGTACCTCCAAGTTTGCGTGATTCTTCCAATTCAGAATCAGAAGAAATTGCTCAGATGCGTCGGAGAGTAAGAGGTTTGAGCCTAAGTTCCATCTTTTATTTGCTTGACATGCCACATTACTTAtccatttattttgttttgcaaTTGTATTCCTTATATGACCTAATGAGTGCTGTGCGTCAGGACTTCTGAACAGGCTCTCAGAGTCAAATGTGGAGTCTATTACTCAGGAAATTGCCACGCTTTTTCGAGTATAGTCCTTTTACTCATCAATCTCTCCATTCATCTGATTTTGTATTACCATATGTCTTTCAGATGTTTTTTCGGGTTATTGATTAATCAGGGCCCTTTTTCCCGGTTTTGTTGTTTTATATTTCAACAGTCTGTTCCACGAAGTGTTGGCTGTCAGATAATTGGTGATGAAGTTTTGGCTAGTTGTTCCCGGGGACCTCGTGGCAATGACCAGTTATGGATCTTTCTTACTAATCAGATATATCTTTTCTTTAGACTAAGTAAGCATGAATAATTGAATATGTTGTTCAATGAACCCATTTTACTGTTCTAAGCATCCTGTTGGAATTGATATATTTTTGATAGTACAAAACTAACACTTTTGCCATTTGAGCAGATATGCTGCTGTTTTTGCCGCCTTTGTTGCAGGCATGGCATGCTTGGTTGGTATCGATTTCAGTGCCAAGATCCTTGCATCCATTGCTAAGACGTTTGAGGTatacctccccccccccctccacacACACAACCCTGTATGTGCTTACCTTTAAGATTCTTGTTGGAtcatttgttgttgttgttgtttttctCCTGTGACAGGATGAGTACTCAAAAGAAGATAGCATATCTTTGAGAAATCTAACCTTACTCTTCTGCTTTCTGTGCATATTTGGTGTCATCTCAAGGTCTGTAGTTTGAATGGAACAGCGTACCATGTTTCTGTAAAACCATTTCGAGCTAAATTCTCCTAATATTCATTGGTGCATCCCATTGTATAATATTGCAGTGATCTTGTGTACGATCTTCTATCAGTTCTGAGCAAGCGCTTGACAGAGATGGATGTCTCTACAGTATTGACCATCCTACAGTGTATGATATTACATCATTTTTCACTAGTAACAAAACTGACACATTTAACCATCATAACAATTCATGTATATAGTACCATGCCCTCCTTTTCTGTCTCTGAGTGAAGCTGGAAATATGTTTTCATCTGGATGGACAGGCTGTGGAATGAAGCTGCGGGGTGATGATCCAGGTGCTATGAAAGATTTTGTCCTTAGTATTCAGAACTCTGTGAATCAGTTGAAATCGCACTCTggtgttggagaagatggaaaaaCAGATGTATTATACAGCACAAGAGTAAGTTGTCTTGTTGAATGCACCTATTTAATAAGCGATAAGCATTATTTTCCAGCTAGGTTTTTAACTAACTGGTTTTAATTTACCACTCAGATGAAATTTATGCTCGATACCATATGTGACATTAAGAACAATAAGAAAAGGCCTAAAGATCTTTCAGACTACACTCGAATAAAAAAGTGGCTTCAAAAGGTTTGTACTAGAACAACCTGCCCATCATCTGCAGTTATGAATTGTGATTTAAGAATGTGGTTAACGCTTTATTTTATTCCTTTTCTACACACTGACAGCTTAAGGCAGAAGATGTCCTGTTGCGAGGGCTAACATGGAGTAGACTTTTGGACCCTGATAAGAAAGGGCAATGGTGGTTGTCTGGGGATGTTCCATCCACAGCAGGCAatattgaagatgttgctgctgTTATAAGCAAGGACGTTGCAGAGACGCAAAAGCTTCTTCAGCTTGCAGCAGCTCAGCGGATGAACACTGACGTACGAAGAGCAATCTTTTGTATTATAATGAGTGCTGAAGACTATGTAGATGCTTTCGAGAAGCTCTTAAGGCTGGGCCTTTCTGGGAAGCAGGCATGCATCAATATTCCTGAAGATGAGTTGTTCTGTATGTATATCACAATTATTTATTTATGCCTTTTCCTCTGTTTAATATGCAGGATCGAGAAATCATAAGGGTCATTGTTGACTGTTGTCTGCAAGAAAAGATGTTCAACAAGTATTACACAGTCCTTGCTTCCAAGCTATGCAGCCATGAGAAAAATCACAAGTTCAGCTTGCAGGTATATTGTTATGTTTTTATCATGTTTGTTACCTATGTTAATGCCTCAGAAATTACTCTTCTCCTAATAGCTCATGTAGGTTTATTTTACTTAATACCTTTTagaattttcttttctttaataAATAATCATATAGGCGAGACATTATGAAGCAGGATGAATCATCATTCTATTATGACAGGCCTAGACCTTGGTGAACCTTAACTTGGGCTTTTCAAATACTTCATATTGGAACTGATGTGAATCCCATATTAGCATTGCGAGACTGGTAGCCTGTATGGACATATGCGGATTTTGATAGAACCCTCTAGCCATTACATTTAGTTCTTGTACCCTTCGTTCTGCATAGGTGGTGATAGAGCTTTATTTTTCTGATTATGTGTTCTCTGGTTTATTTTGGTGTTACTGCAGTACTGCATCTGGGATCACTTTAAGGAGCTAGACAACATGGAGCCAAATCGCTCCATGAACCTTGCAAAACTAGTTGCAGAGATGTTGTCAAACTTCACCCTCTCCCTTGCAACTCTGAAGGTTGTCAACCTGGCAAACCCAGTGGAGATGACTCAAGAGAGGATTGCCCATTTTCAATTGCTCTTTGAGACCTTACTACAGAAAGATGATGCGCTGGTGTGGAATGTCTTCACCCGTATCGCTGGTCTTCCAGAGCTTGAGATATTGAGAGATGGCATTGTACTGTTCATCAAGCAGCATGTGATTGCTGAGGACACTGGGAAAGCCTTGGCTAACAAATTCAAGATTGCAAAGAAGGCACTTGATAATGTTGCTGGCGTTCTGATGTAAGGTCCACGGGGTTCCAAGTCTGTGCTTTCCATGCCTATTTGCGCCAGTTTTTGCATCTTTCATGTCCTTTGTTCTCATTTTCGCTTTGTTGCTTCAGAGAAACAAAGTACAACTCCTTTTTGTATCTATACTAGAAATTAGAGAATGATCTCCCAAGGCTGATGCAAACTTAATTTGATGATTCAGCAGAGACCTTAGTGGTTTGAAATGCTTTAAGCAAAAGTTTTGAAGATGTGTGAGCATGCATTTGTATGCCGTATCTTGGGAATACTGCCTATTCATCACTGTACGACAACCGTGCATGAGGTTCGATCTGGTCTGAACCATTTCCGAGTTGCGGCAAGGCATTGTTGCACAAACCATTTGCTTTAGGGGTAAAAATAAATGGAAAATGCTGCCACAAATCACTCTTTTTTTTAGTTAAGCCACAAATCACTCTTTGCATCACATAATTTAGACGCACTTGAAGTATGACGCTGGTTAAAATGGAGACGAAATGAAACACGCTAGGGAGACGTCACGATGGAGAACTGCCCATCTGATCAACTCGCCCTCTTCACCTTCCCGTTCCCGTTGGAGTAAATTCTCTGCCATAGAAATTTTGATGACTTCCTTTTATGCCAAATTTTTTTGAGAAGTTACTTCAGTGCCATAGCAATTTTAACTTCATCCCCTCAGCGCCATTCCGTAGCTATTTCTGTCAATGTGCTGTTATCTGAGATACGAAACGGTAATGCTAGCAATCATGCGTCCGATGGATCGGACGCCGTGTCCACCCGCCCGCTCACCACGCTCGCCTGCGCTCGCGCTGGCCCTCGGCGCAGTGGCGGAAGCAGCAGTGGGTctaggggggctcaagcccccacTAGACCCAAAAACACCATGGAGCCCCCCTTTATTTTGGAGAAGAAAAGATGAGGaagaaagagaggaagaagagaggaaagAAGAAATCAGCCCCCCCTTTAAGAATTTCTGGATTCGCCACTGCCTCGGCGGTGGAGCCGCGCGGTGCTTGCGCTGGCCCTCGGCTCGGCAGCGGAGAAGCAGGGCCTGCTGGTGGCAGTGCAAGGTcccccggcggcggagcaggccccgtgggcggcggcggagcagcggcggccgcgCTCGCCTAGCCCCGGCTAGCGGCGGCAAAGCAGGCCCTGCGGGCAGCGGAGCGGATCTCGCGGCACCCGTTTTTAGGCCCGTGCGACCGGGCCCCCAAATTTCAGGAGCCCAAAATACAATAAGTGTACTACCTATATTTATATAGTAGATTTTATTTTAGCTATATTTTGAGCTAATATGATGCAAATTGTGTCCCAAATATActtaggccccgtttgggagggcttcaccggcggcttcacgagcggcttcaggtgaagccctcccaaacgtttgttttgggaccggcttcacgtgtgaagccggtCCTGAAGCCATCAgcggcttacacaggcaaggtgaagccatgaaatcATGGCTTCACacggcttacacatcaatctaacaagtgaagctgttttgccaaacattttctaaaacggctccaactccaccagaaaagccgctccatctaaagagccagagccggagctgtttttgaaAGAGCCGAGCCCTGCCAAACACACCCTTAGAGAAGAGAAAACTGTGTAACCCAGCCAGCGTGACGCTTCCgcttccgccgtcgatcgagcaACCTGCCGCTCTGCACTTCCGCAGTTCCGCCCAGGCGATCGAGGCGATCCCctccgctcgccgctcgccgctcgcgtGGGCGTGCCTGGCCCTGCCGCCCTGCAGGCCGCCTGCGCCGAGCCGCTGCTGCGCTGCAGACCCTGTGTGGTGGCCGTGGCTGTGTGCCCCTGTGTGTGAGCGTCAGTTCAGTTGGAGTTTGGATTTGGACTTGGATTGAGAAGCCAAGAAGGCAAGCAGCAAGGCGACCTGCCGTTGGATTGAAGCTATGAAGGTAATCTCCATCTCTGAGTCTAATCACAATGTTGTTTTTTAATTTCATAGAATATTATATCAATTATTACTAGTTTCAAAATAcatctattaattttgttgtttctATTGTTACTatgttattatatatatatatatatatatatatatatatatatatatatatatatgtcattTTTATAGTAGTTATAGTTATTACTAGACTACGAGGGCCCCGATTCATAATTTCGCACGGGGCCTCCGAATTTGCCGGTATGGCCCTGGCTGCCATTGCTGTGTTCCCATGGAGGAAGAACTCTGATTCGGCACAGGGCTCCCCACGCATGTTGCAGTTGTTATTTCGTGATGTTGCAATAGTAATTTTGCGATGTTGCAGTAGTTAGCTCCGCTATAGCCTTTTTAGAGGGTCTCCGCTACGCTATTTGTATTTATGCTGCTATGGCAGCTATGAACGTTAAATTGGGCTATAGCTGCGCTAAATGGCGTAGCTTTAGTGCCGCTATAGCCTTATTCTTAGCTCAGTGCTACTGTTTTGGTCTTTTGGACAATTGAATATTTAATTGTAAGAATTGTGTTGTATTGTCAACATAAGTAATGTTTTCGTAGCCCTAGAaacatatttatatttattaaaTTCGCTAATTACTATATTTTTGTGCATCCATTACATGTATTTTTTATGATTTAGGAGTAAACCGCTATTTGTCATAGCTTGCTATAGCCTCATAGCCTCGGGGGAAAATACGTCGTTATTTGTCATAGCtcgctatttaaaaccatgatTTGAAATGGATGTTGCATGAAACAAAGCTCCAATGTTGCGGCGAGAATTTTACTCACGCACCCCGATGCTTTGATGAGTCGCAGTGTATGCTTCTTTGATGTTGCAcatgttgattttttttatgttgcagACGCATTTTCTTGACTGTCCAATGGGAGACGTTCCCATCGGACATCCACGCGCTAGCAGCGCCCTTCATGTAACTAGGGAGAGCCCTCATTGCTGGCATCGTCGTCTTCGGTCTCGTGGCCTGCCCATCTGACTATGGAGTAGAGGAACTCCTTGAGGTTCACCTTCCCGTTCCTGTTGAGGTCCATCTCCTCTGCAAAGAAACACAGAGGAACAGGTGTGACATGTACAACACGAGCTCCTGTTACTGTTGCAGAAGCAATGGTGGATGGAAACTAATCAAGGCAGCTGGAGTTACTGAATAGCTGCGCCGTTATGTGGCTGGGCGTCCTCTCCTGGTGTGACGCCTCGTTCATCCTCCGGGTGACgtctttcctctccaacttgccgtcgccgtccttgtcgaagaagaggaaggcgtCGATGAGGTCGTCGAAGACCCGGTTGAGCTTCGCCGACTCGAACTCGGAGACCTGAAACCTCCCATTGCATTAATCCATTAATGACGACGGTGAGATAGCCGATCGATGGATCGATCGCCATGGAAATAAAGAAGCGTCTCCCCAGGCAGTAGATAGAGAGGATCGgagcaggaggaagaagaaagagccCGTACGCGGCGCGTGACGTCCGGGCCGAAGAGCAGGTACAAGAGGCAGAGGAGGACGACGAACTCCTGGAACTGGATCCCGTCCCGGCGGTCGATGTCGCAGTAGCGGTGCACGTCGTCGGCCTCCTTGTCGGACATCTGGACCAGGAGCTTGCCCAGGCAGCTCCGCAGCTCGTCGTTGTCGATCGTGCCGTCGGAATCCTCGTCTGCGACGGGGAAAACCCACTCAGCACTCGACACCTCTGCGTTGCAAACACGAGAGGGGAAATGTTTTTAACGTAGAAGAGTGTCGTCGTTACCGTACTGGTCGAAGACGTCCTTGATGTCCCTGAGGCCGTCCTTGAAGCGGGGCAGGCGCATGGTGATGCTGTTCACCGTCCGGAAGTTCCGCTGCCGGGACCTGGCCCtctcccgcagcgccgccgccaccttggCGTCGAGGTCCTTCTCCGCTCGCCGGCGCTTGATCGGCTCCGTGCACATGGAGGCCACCATCCCCATCGCTGCAACTGGCCACCACACCAATTTCACCTGTGACCTTGTGTTATCTAACAAACATACAAGAAGCAAACTAGAAACAAAATGGTGTATGCATGTTGTATAGCATACAGGCCTTTGTGTACCGTGGCGATGTTTGCAGAGAAACTTTGCCGTAGATTCCTAGCAGATGAATAAAGTATAAACAGGTTTCCTTTTAAACTTTGACCATGGAAAATATATAGACTTTTCTCACATTTTACCAAGGAAAATGAAGGCTGCGGCTACGGGGAGATGAGATGATAATGGCTGCCTTTCCGCCACTGTCGGGAAGAGTTTGCGTGCGAATCCTCATGATATGAACGGAGCCGCGTGTGAGCAATCTCTATCAGACTGCAGCGCCAGGAATGGAGGTGAGGTAGAATCTGATGCCATGGCTCAACAGCCTGGACGTTATAGCTTGGATACTCGTGTGCCTTTTCCCCCCTTACAACCTTGAGTAATTCTGAAGAAACGTCAGTCGCTCTCATCTTTCAAGGGAATATATCCTTCAAACTAATGGACAAATTGGGTAGGCAGAGCAAGGAACCTCGATTTAGATTCACTGTAAACAATTTGCCCCGCCCAGTAACACCAGTAAAATAAAACCGAGAA containing:
- the LOC120664234 gene encoding nucleolar MIF4G domain-containing protein 1-like, with the protein product MTGKFEQKSRKERRKEARSEKQKLRFLSWVQHQGGKKKKLAMPAVEPNPEEGTKTKKEPTTVKKKRKRELEGKHKPKSNFQEYLEMEMGGAVSMEEDLEMERRLAKKLKVKKGKLGGPDDGMDELFADLGFGGDFGSDDETKACDRAKGKKKKVTEDDMEMEELGVGDEENDRKKKKKNKKKVMKKDDMETEELDNRGAENNGKKKKKKKKKPKKDDMEVEQPDDGGADMGEENDGAVPESEDGEANVVKLSTESKGKYVPPSLRDSSNSESEEIAQMRRRVRGLLNRLSESNVESITQEIATLFRSVPRSVGCQIIGDEVLASCSRGPRGNDQYAAVFAAFVAGMACLVGIDFSAKILASIAKTFEDEYSKEDSISLRNLTLLFCFLCIFGVISSDLVYDLLSVLSKRLTEMDVSTVLTILQCCGMKLRGDDPGAMKDFVLSIQNSVNQLKSHSGVGEDGKTDVLYSTRMKFMLDTICDIKNNKKRPKDLSDYTRIKKWLQKLKAEDVLLRGLTWSRLLDPDKKGQWWLSGDVPSTAGNIEDVAAVISKDVAETQKLLQLAAAQRMNTDVRRAIFCIIMSAEDYVDAFEKLLRLGLSGKQDREIIRVIVDCCLQEKMFNKYYTVLASKLCSHEKNHKFSLQYCIWDHFKELDNMEPNRSMNLAKLVAEMLSNFTLSLATLKVVNLANPVEMTQERIAHFQLLFETLLQKDDALVWNVFTRIAGLPELEILRDGIVLFIKQHVIAEDTGKALANKFKIAKKALDNVAGVLM
- the LOC120664236 gene encoding probable calcium-binding protein CML22 isoform X1, which translates into the protein MRIRTQTLPDSGGKAAIIISSPRSRSLHFPWNLRQSFSANIATVKLVWWPVAAMGMVASMCTEPIKRRRAEKDLDAKVAAALRERARSRQRNFRTVNSITMRLPRFKDGLRDIKDVFDQYDEDSDGTIDNDELRSCLGKLLVQMSDKEADDVHRYCDIDRRDGIQFQEFVVLLCLLYLLFGPDVTRRVSEFESAKLNRVFDDLIDAFLFFDKDGDGKLERKDVTRRMNEASHQERTPSHITAQLFKEMDLNRNGKVNLKEFLYSIVRWAGHETEDDDASNEGSP
- the LOC120664236 gene encoding probable calcium-binding protein CML22 isoform X3; the protein is MGMVASMCTEPIKRRRAEKDLDAKVAAALRERARSRQRNFRTVNSITMRLPRFKDGLRDIKDVFDQYDEDSDGTIDNDELRSCLGKLLVQMSDKEADDVHRYCDIDRRDGIQFQEFVVLLCLLYLLFGPDVTRRVSEFESAKLNRVFDDLIDAFLFFDKDGDGKLERKDVTRRMNEASHQERTPSHITAQLFKEMDLNRNGKVNLKEFLYSIVRWAGHETEDDDASNEGSP
- the LOC120664236 gene encoding probable calcium-binding protein CML22 isoform X2 translates to MNLRQSFSANIATVKLVWWPVAAMGMVASMCTEPIKRRRAEKDLDAKVAAALRERARSRQRNFRTVNSITMRLPRFKDGLRDIKDVFDQYDEDSDGTIDNDELRSCLGKLLVQMSDKEADDVHRYCDIDRRDGIQFQEFVVLLCLLYLLFGPDVTRRVSEFESAKLNRVFDDLIDAFLFFDKDGDGKLERKDVTRRMNEASHQERTPSHITAQLFKEMDLNRNGKVNLKEFLYSIVRWAGHETEDDDASNEGSP